A genome region from Euphorbia lathyris chromosome 4, ddEupLath1.1, whole genome shotgun sequence includes the following:
- the LOC136227842 gene encoding uncharacterized protein produces the protein MLSTPLQSILDRNRLTRPNYVDWLRNLKVVLTQQRLLYVILKSKPACPKEDAAKALHETYDKWVDDDTQAKCYIIASMDNELQKHYENIATSFEILSGLKDLYGETSRTMRYKISSKLFRMKMKESQNVSDHVGEMIHLIQSLKNLDFAMAHELQVDLVLSSLPRSYGGFVSNFQLNKVECTLAQLLQNLVVHQQNVVDQDKKKDDVVVVAASSFKRKGKTQPKKKKKKVPKTTNTSPSFVRPKASTQLKGAVKQGCFQYGMEGHFKRNCPIFLKSLEKGKGAASASGSGK, from the exons ATGTTATCAACACCTCTCCAATCGATATTAGACCGTAATAGGCTCACAAGGCCGAATTATGTGGACTGGCTGAGAAACCTTAAGGTTGTGTTAACTCAGCAACGTTTATTATATGTAATTCTAAAGTCTAAGCCTGCATGCCCTAAAGAGGATGCAGCAAAGGCTTTACATGAGACATATGATAAATGGGTAGATGATGATACCCAAGCCAAATGCTATATTATTGCTTCTATGGATAATGAATTACAGAAGCATTATGAGAATATAGCAACATCTTTTGAAATCTTATCGGGCTTAAAAGACCTGTATGGTGAGACCAGCAGGACTATGCGATATAAGATATCAAGTAAGCTCTTTAGGATGAAGATGAAAGAAAGCCAAAATGTTTCTGATCATGTTGGAGAAATGATCCATTTAATCCAATCtttaaaaaatttggattttgcaATGGCTCATGAACTCCAAGTTGATCTTGTGCTTTCTTCACTCCCACGTTCATATGGAGGTTTTGTTTCAAACTTCCAATTAAACAAAGTGGAGTGTACTTTGGCTCAGTTGCTGCAGAATCTGGTTGTTCACCAACAGAATGTGGTGGACCAAGATAAAAAGAAAGATGATGTTGTAGTAGTGGCTGCATCTTCttttaagaggaagggtaagaCCCAGcctaaaaagaagaaaaagaaagttccAAAGACCACTAATACAAGTCCATCATTTGTGAGGCCAAAAGCCTCAACACAACTTAAGGGTGCTGTTAAGCAGGGATGTTTCCAATATGGAATGGAAGGTCACTTTAAGAGAAATTGCCCAATCTTTCTGAAAAGTTTAGAGAAGGGTAAGGGTGCAGCTTCTGCATCAG GATCTGGCAAATAG